GGTGGATACAAAATTGGTGAAGTAGCATCAGATTTTGAGCTTAAAAATGTAGATGGAACGCTGTTTTCTTTGACAGATATTGAAAATGCCGAAGGATACATCATCACTTTTACCTGTAATGAATGCCCTTTCGCAAAAGTATATGAAGACCGCCTGATTGCTTTACATAATGAATACTCGCCAAAAGGCTATTCTGTAGTGGCCATTAACCCAAATGCAAGCCCAGATAACACACGAGAAAATTTAGAGGCCATGAAGCAAAGAGCGAAAGAGAAAGACTTTCCTTTTGTGTACCTAGCCGACGAAGAGCACACCGTTTTCCCAAAGTATGGAGCTGTAAGAACTCCTCATATTTTCTTGTTAGATAAGGACTTGAAAGTTCAATACATAGGTACCATTGATGATAATGCAAGGCACCCTGAAGATGTAAAAGTAAAATATGTGGAAAATGCTATTCAAGCATTACAAAACAACGA
This sequence is a window from Arcticibacterium luteifluviistationis. Protein-coding genes within it:
- a CDS encoding thioredoxin family protein codes for the protein MRKNKATLIAILLLSSFLITSNAKAQERQGPPPNGERRGPPSGAGHSPIQSKTLEEAGGYKIGEVASDFELKNVDGTLFSLTDIENAEGYIITFTCNECPFAKVYEDRLIALHNEYSPKGYSVVAINPNASPDNTRENLEAMKQRAKEKDFPFVYLADEEHTVFPKYGAVRTPHIFLLDKDLKVQYIGTIDDNARHPEDVKVKYVENAIQALQNNEKPEPNFTKAIGCPIKPI